The following coding sequences lie in one Treponema socranskii subsp. buccale genomic window:
- a CDS encoding 6-hydroxymethylpterin diphosphokinase MptE-like protein, whose amino-acid sequence MTSLFSSIIPAKNGSPVPLFQNGKSMHSRYDPEKEAEQYAARMDEAGFFIVAGAGGGYFIRALKKRFPRSFILAAENSQSDIDFLMKIPVFNNLSGDETVRIVPTEKISDTILRFYVPAFYGSFSIIETPAWASENKIGIEAFRMQTTSAARAIAADYSAQAHFGKIWQRNIMANLAQIGAQSAPARSVQNDTSFAAPGGKTALIAAAGPSLDTAVSLIEKKRDELYIIATDTAYKSFTERGILCDAVVSIDGQLLSAQHFFSDVRTEGTLFIFDLCANPSAIRFIKKSGGKIAFVQTGHPLSFYASLFSERKTGTAFPFIRTGAGTVTIAALDFALKAGFSKIEVCGADFSYSEKPYMKGTYFDALYNSFSCRTEPMETAFDALMFRTELFQNGKRRTSATLDAYRKTFESVLFETCTDIDSDGFLYRAVSEKVYPPLRFCPSFDMPSFISFFKKDFSDCEKKLSYPDFSPVIASFFPAVASLRKNKNFSGEHRGIDISARLKNENSRAVFPELLKLAYAEILRYTRHYET is encoded by the coding sequence ATGACATCGCTTTTTTCGTCGATTATACCGGCAAAAAACGGAAGTCCGGTTCCGCTTTTTCAAAACGGAAAAAGCATGCACTCCCGCTACGATCCCGAAAAAGAAGCCGAACAATATGCCGCGCGTATGGATGAAGCGGGCTTTTTTATCGTCGCGGGTGCGGGAGGCGGCTACTTTATCCGCGCGCTCAAAAAACGATTTCCCCGCTCCTTTATTCTCGCTGCGGAAAATTCTCAAAGCGATATCGATTTTCTGATGAAGATTCCCGTTTTTAATAATTTATCCGGCGACGAAACCGTCCGTATCGTTCCGACGGAAAAAATTTCCGACACGATACTCCGGTTTTATGTGCCTGCTTTTTACGGCTCTTTTTCGATAATCGAAACGCCCGCGTGGGCAAGCGAAAATAAAATCGGCATCGAAGCGTTTCGAATGCAGACGACGAGCGCGGCACGGGCGATTGCCGCAGATTATTCGGCGCAAGCGCACTTCGGAAAAATCTGGCAGCGTAATATCATGGCGAACTTGGCTCAGATCGGCGCACAATCCGCTCCGGCACGCAGCGTGCAGAACGATACGTCGTTTGCCGCGCCCGGCGGAAAAACGGCTTTGATCGCGGCTGCCGGTCCTTCCCTCGACACTGCCGTTTCGCTCATTGAAAAAAAAAGAGATGAGCTTTACATCATTGCGACGGATACCGCTTACAAAAGTTTTACAGAACGCGGCATACTATGCGACGCCGTCGTATCGATCGACGGACAGCTTTTATCGGCACAGCATTTTTTTTCGGACGTGCGAACGGAAGGTACGCTTTTTATTTTCGACTTATGCGCAAACCCGAGCGCGATCCGTTTTATTAAAAAATCGGGAGGAAAAATCGCGTTCGTTCAAACCGGACACCCGCTTTCGTTTTACGCATCGCTCTTTTCGGAACGTAAAACCGGTACGGCATTTCCGTTCATCCGTACGGGTGCGGGAACGGTAACGATTGCCGCTCTCGACTTTGCGCTGAAAGCGGGATTTTCGAAAATCGAAGTGTGCGGCGCGGACTTTTCGTATTCGGAAAAACCGTACATGAAAGGCACCTATTTCGACGCGCTGTACAATTCGTTTTCCTGCCGCACGGAGCCTATGGAAACGGCGTTCGACGCGCTTATGTTCCGCACCGAACTTTTTCAAAACGGAAAACGGCGTACGAGCGCAACGCTCGACGCATACCGCAAAACGTTCGAATCCGTCCTTTTCGAAACGTGTACCGATATCGACTCCGACGGCTTTTTATATCGCGCAGTTTCCGAAAAAGTCTATCCGCCGCTTCGCTTTTGCCCCTCTTTCGATATGCCGTCGTTTATTTCCTTTTTCAAAAAAGATTTTTCAGATTGCGAAAAAAAACTCTCGTATCCCGATTTTTCTCCGGTAATCGCTTCGTTTTTTCCCGCAGTCGCTTCGCTTCGAAAAAATAAAAACTTCAGCGGAGAGCATCGCGGCATCGACATTTCGGCGCGGTTAAAAAATGAAAATTCACGCGCTGTATTTCCCGAACTTTTGAAACTTGCATACGCCGAGATTCTGAGATATACTCGACACTATGAAACGTAA
- a CDS encoding GGDEF domain-containing protein, with protein MKRKSITVYSIVIVSVFAAVIIFLFYKLGCEYATGRERTGREFDRLASSARNALLRYDASSPDFRDAFSKACGNYGDYAFIILKSASKIIFVYPENAESSAIRPSRLSEIHSSSFRTGGDTYILTASMYLIRPSSVFYYARFSFVVILALTVLTLILILYLEFANSKYSVSSPADAIEEKTGAAFSETTAENTDLPFEDDLPFDGKFSSDGNTVPQSETQSDTEKSVQKISYGEFENDVRDIESEYVPPETPFWENEGEMQNDITDKFSPLTGFHSEQNLEEKLDRELVRAASSEQDVSLFIVRIPNLSFASNASKRICAYLFERFQSNDMLFEYMNDGFAIIKINTNVDGALEIASSLREDIIKIIKGENMEPKCAVGISSRSMRMLPGKRLIQEAREALENAEADETSPIVAFRADADKYRKFIAEND; from the coding sequence ATGAAACGTAAAAGCATTACCGTCTATTCGATCGTCATCGTCTCCGTGTTTGCCGCGGTGATTATCTTTCTTTTCTATAAACTCGGCTGTGAATACGCAACGGGAAGAGAACGTACCGGACGCGAATTCGACAGGTTGGCATCTTCGGCACGAAACGCACTTTTACGCTACGACGCTTCGTCGCCCGACTTCCGAGACGCATTTTCGAAAGCGTGCGGCAATTACGGCGACTACGCCTTTATCATATTAAAAAGCGCATCGAAGATTATATTCGTATACCCCGAAAACGCCGAAAGTTCGGCAATACGCCCTTCCCGACTTTCGGAAATACATTCGAGCAGTTTCCGAACGGGAGGAGACACGTACATTCTCACCGCATCGATGTACCTGATCCGCCCTTCTTCCGTTTTTTATTATGCGCGCTTTTCATTCGTCGTTATCCTTGCACTTACCGTCCTCACTTTGATCCTAATACTTTATCTTGAGTTTGCAAATTCCAAATATTCCGTTTCGTCACCTGCAGATGCCATCGAAGAAAAAACCGGCGCGGCGTTTTCCGAAACGACAGCTGAAAATACGGATCTCCCCTTTGAAGACGATTTGCCCTTCGACGGCAAATTTTCTTCCGACGGCAATACCGTACCGCAGAGCGAAACTCAAAGCGATACCGAAAAAAGCGTACAAAAAATATCTTACGGAGAATTTGAAAACGACGTACGGGATATCGAAAGCGAATACGTTCCGCCCGAAACGCCTTTTTGGGAAAATGAAGGCGAAATGCAAAACGATATTACGGACAAGTTTTCGCCGCTGACCGGCTTCCATTCGGAACAAAACCTTGAAGAGAAACTCGATCGAGAATTGGTACGGGCGGCTTCTTCCGAACAGGACGTATCGCTTTTTATAGTCCGCATTCCGAATCTTTCGTTTGCTTCAAACGCATCGAAAAGAATATGCGCGTACCTTTTCGAACGCTTTCAATCGAATGATATGCTTTTCGAATACATGAACGACGGTTTTGCCATAATCAAAATCAATACGAACGTTGACGGAGCGCTTGAAATCGCATCTTCGCTGCGCGAAGATATTATTAAAATTATTAAGGGCGAAAACATGGAGCCCAAGTGTGCCGTCGGCATTTCATCCCGATCGATGCGAATGCTTCCCGGAAAGCGACTTATTCAGGAAGCACGCGAAGCGCTCGAAAATGCGGAGGCCGACGAAACTTCTCCGATCGTCGCATTCAGAGCGGACGCCGACAAATACCGTAAATTTATCGCCGAAAACGATTAG
- a CDS encoding ATP-dependent helicase: MTDARTDLSYMETLNPEQREAVEHSAGPLLILAGAGSGKTRVITTKIAYLIAEKKIPPESILAVTFTKKAANEMRSRAIALDDRARFAEIRTFHSFGAWFLRRYAAIANLSPSFTVYDDDDAATLVMKAVPSLRRRQAELAAHRISLAKDYCLTPDDDLSAVDSTGELSAIYRAYEQRLSETGNADFGDLIMKPVRVMEENLAVREQMRFRFRVIMVDEYQDSNVAQFKLLQTLSGTAEGSGTYVCVVGDDDQSIYRFRGAEVQNILTFRKKFPGTKIIKLVRNYRSTGKILAAADAVVKNNEDRIGKTLKAERGAGKAPVLVYLPDQDAEAKFCAELIEKAHAEKETPYGDWAILYRTNAQSLGFENEFLRRRIPYAVVGSLKFYEREEIKDTLAFLSLAANERDEIAFRRIVNKPSRGVGEKTQEAIVSYAREKSIGFVEAAKACADDAGKKAKEGIREFCGAYDGIIKSFSEAERLSHFVGKILDASGLLEYHRTQDEISGTQRAANMQELMNSASLYACTKDGLLQFLDSITLDRSLETGDDGKGDAVTLITLHNTKGLEFPRVVITGLENGIFPRGDKTGSELEEERRLFYVGVTRAQNELYVTSCARRRLYGRTEFMEPSVFLEEAESAFRVIGERPQKSDLQSGRSEAANGLSEKWKRGCRVYHDDWGYGQIVSSDTSDDGEFVIAVQFESGAKKRFMPEYQSHSLMLVRD; the protein is encoded by the coding sequence ATGACCGACGCGCGGACGGATCTTTCGTACATGGAAACGCTCAACCCCGAACAGCGAGAGGCGGTCGAACATTCGGCCGGTCCGCTTTTGATTCTCGCAGGAGCCGGAAGCGGAAAGACGCGCGTCATCACGACAAAGATCGCCTACCTCATCGCCGAAAAAAAAATCCCGCCCGAATCCATACTCGCGGTAACCTTTACGAAAAAAGCCGCGAACGAAATGCGCTCGCGCGCGATCGCCCTCGACGACAGAGCGCGCTTTGCGGAAATACGCACGTTTCACTCGTTCGGCGCGTGGTTTTTGCGCCGCTATGCCGCTATCGCAAATCTTTCTCCCTCGTTTACCGTGTACGACGACGACGATGCAGCCACTCTCGTGATGAAAGCCGTTCCGTCGCTCAGGCGCCGGCAGGCAGAACTCGCCGCACATAGAATTTCGCTCGCAAAGGATTACTGCCTTACGCCGGACGACGATTTATCCGCCGTCGATTCGACAGGAGAGCTGTCGGCGATCTACCGCGCGTATGAACAAAGGCTTTCAGAAACAGGAAACGCCGATTTCGGCGATTTAATAATGAAGCCGGTGCGGGTGATGGAAGAAAATCTCGCCGTGCGCGAGCAGATGCGTTTCCGTTTCCGCGTCATCATGGTCGACGAATATCAGGATTCGAACGTCGCCCAGTTTAAGCTTTTGCAGACGCTTTCGGGTACGGCAGAAGGAAGCGGTACGTACGTGTGTGTCGTCGGAGACGACGACCAGTCGATTTACCGTTTCCGCGGTGCCGAAGTACAAAACATTTTGACGTTCCGCAAAAAATTCCCCGGCACGAAAATTATTAAACTCGTGCGCAATTACCGCTCGACGGGAAAAATTCTTGCCGCCGCGGACGCCGTCGTAAAAAACAACGAAGACCGCATCGGAAAAACGCTTAAAGCCGAGCGAGGGGCGGGAAAGGCGCCCGTGCTCGTGTATTTGCCCGATCAGGATGCGGAAGCGAAATTTTGCGCAGAGCTCATCGAAAAAGCGCATGCGGAAAAAGAGACTCCTTACGGCGATTGGGCGATTTTATACCGTACGAACGCGCAGTCGCTCGGATTTGAAAACGAATTTTTACGCCGGCGGATACCCTACGCCGTCGTCGGTTCTTTGAAATTCTACGAGCGGGAAGAAATTAAAGACACGCTCGCATTTTTATCGCTTGCCGCGAACGAGCGCGACGAAATCGCATTTCGCAGAATAGTCAATAAACCTTCGCGCGGTGTGGGAGAAAAAACGCAGGAGGCGATCGTTTCATACGCCCGCGAAAAATCGATCGGTTTTGTAGAAGCGGCAAAAGCCTGCGCTGATGATGCCGGGAAAAAAGCGAAAGAAGGCATCCGCGAGTTTTGCGGTGCGTACGACGGCATTATTAAATCGTTTTCGGAAGCCGAGCGGCTTTCGCACTTTGTTGGAAAAATACTCGACGCGTCGGGCCTGCTCGAATATCACCGTACGCAGGATGAAATATCGGGTACGCAGCGCGCGGCGAATATGCAGGAACTCATGAACAGCGCGTCGCTGTATGCGTGTACGAAAGACGGGCTTTTGCAGTTTCTCGATTCGATCACGCTCGACCGTTCGCTCGAAACGGGCGATGACGGAAAGGGAGATGCCGTAACGCTCATCACGCTGCACAACACGAAGGGGCTTGAGTTTCCGCGGGTAGTCATCACGGGATTGGAAAACGGTATCTTTCCGCGTGGCGATAAAACGGGAAGCGAACTCGAAGAAGAACGCCGCCTTTTTTACGTCGGCGTAACGCGGGCGCAAAACGAACTCTATGTTACCTCCTGTGCCCGCCGCCGCCTGTACGGGCGTACGGAGTTTATGGAGCCGAGCGTTTTTCTCGAAGAGGCGGAAAGCGCGTTTCGTGTAATTGGAGAAAGGCCGCAAAAATCTGATCTGCAAAGCGGCCGCTCTGAAGCGGCAAACGGGCTTTCGGAAAAATGGAAGCGGGGCTGCCGAGTTTATCACGACGACTGGGGGTACGGACAAATCGTTTCGTCGGATACGAGCGACGACGGAGAATTCGTTATTGCGGTTCAATTTGAAAGCGGTGCAAAAAAACGTTTTATGCCCGAATATCAATCGCATTCTTTGATGCTTGTGCGCGATTGA
- the rimO gene encoding 30S ribosomal protein S12 methylthiotransferase RimO gives MSLTEFFIDEHGCAKNQVDGEIIISRLTALGFRQTFDASKAQIIIVNSCGFINPAKKESIDALLRAKKNYPDAKVLLAGCLAERYADVLKDSLPEADGIFGNGDLSKIDSVVRSLLAGKRPVVTAEQRGISCGKRTMLLSYRNSVYVKITEGCSNRCTFCAIPIIRGSVRSRSADDIVDEIKTLLLLGVYEINLIGQDLAAYGTGDGDDVFGTGRFPLPCIGEDGVNEGTEKLSALARLLKKISAVKGRFIVRLLYIHPDHFNRDIFPVMQKDPRIVPYFDIPFQSGDDEIIKAMNRKCTAKEYVRLVRDIRSSFPAAAIRTTFLTGFPGETEEAFRSTQRFLSDIQSDWSGCFTYSREEDTASYAMKGRVPQKTALERKRVLEALQSEITEDRLKLRCGKEYDVLIEEVVAGEEGLAIGRAWFQAPDVDGSFVVRYDRDDEAERSAVQCGNVVRVFADGVSGVDIDSRLASNLIINKKRSRASGGTAVSSPLLYASDFYDAGEGR, from the coding sequence TTGAGCTTGACTGAATTTTTTATCGACGAACACGGCTGTGCGAAAAATCAAGTCGACGGTGAAATCATCATTTCGCGTTTGACCGCTCTCGGTTTTCGGCAAACATTCGACGCGTCGAAAGCACAGATCATCATTGTCAATTCGTGCGGTTTTATCAATCCCGCCAAAAAAGAATCGATCGATGCGCTTCTCCGCGCGAAAAAAAATTATCCCGATGCGAAAGTGCTGCTTGCAGGATGCCTTGCCGAACGTTATGCGGACGTGTTAAAAGATTCTCTTCCCGAAGCGGACGGCATTTTCGGAAACGGCGATCTTTCGAAAATCGATTCCGTCGTGCGCTCTCTTCTTGCGGGAAAGCGCCCCGTCGTCACGGCGGAGCAGCGCGGCATATCGTGCGGAAAACGGACGATGCTGCTTTCGTATCGCAATTCCGTATACGTAAAGATTACGGAAGGCTGCAGCAACCGCTGTACTTTTTGCGCGATTCCGATCATCCGCGGCTCGGTGCGGAGCCGAAGCGCGGACGATATCGTCGATGAAATTAAAACGCTGCTCTTGCTCGGCGTATATGAAATCAATCTTATCGGACAGGATTTGGCAGCCTACGGTACGGGAGACGGGGACGATGTTTTCGGTACGGGGCGCTTTCCGCTCCCGTGCATAGGGGAAGACGGCGTCAACGAAGGTACTGAAAAACTTTCGGCGCTCGCCCGTTTGTTGAAAAAAATCTCCGCCGTCAAAGGCCGCTTTATCGTGCGCCTCCTCTACATTCATCCCGATCACTTCAACCGCGATATCTTTCCCGTCATGCAAAAGGATCCGCGCATCGTTCCGTATTTCGATATCCCGTTTCAATCCGGCGACGACGAAATTATTAAAGCGATGAATCGGAAGTGTACGGCAAAAGAATACGTGCGCCTCGTGCGCGATATCCGATCTTCGTTTCCCGCGGCGGCGATCAGGACGACTTTTTTGACGGGCTTTCCGGGAGAGACGGAGGAAGCTTTCCGCTCCACGCAGCGCTTTCTTTCCGATATACAAAGCGATTGGTCGGGCTGCTTTACCTACAGCCGCGAAGAAGATACGGCCTCCTACGCTATGAAGGGCAGGGTGCCTCAAAAGACAGCGCTTGAGCGGAAGCGTGTGCTTGAAGCGCTCCAAAGCGAAATCACCGAAGACCGTTTGAAGCTGCGGTGCGGAAAAGAATACGATGTACTCATAGAAGAAGTCGTCGCAGGCGAAGAAGGCCTTGCGATAGGACGCGCATGGTTCCAAGCGCCCGACGTCGACGGTTCGTTCGTCGTCCGCTACGACAGGGACGATGAGGCTGAACGGAGCGCCGTGCAATGCGGAAACGTCGTGCGCGTTTTTGCCGACGGCGTGAGCGGCGTCGATATCGATTCTCGTCTCGCCTCGAATTTAATAATAAATAAAAAACGGTCTCGCGCATCAGGCGGAACGGCAGTCTCTTCGCCGCTTTTATATGCGAGCGATTTTTACGATGCGGGAGAGGGCCGATGA
- a CDS encoding helix-turn-helix domain-containing protein, whose amino-acid sequence MESYGTILKRSREEKNIDRDTAARETSITVECIRGLEEEDTSVFPGEPYMVGFLRNYAEYLGVSPDTVMSLYRSKAIQESPVPDGLFVKHKSSFFIPIVVGVGIFVVVCIASVLIISKFFHTNKNGSVVVARGMESKTYELTDKPLEKRLFRGDKIVYPSEKGKIILTVSDTLTSFGLDTPVGTLRTDLAEEAELDVDGDAKGDIIVYVSDISSTDASRGAEVRMLVRRHDSDTLAIDEIAAEDVSQNPLSPQKHPQSVIFEDNRAYPFTVNVSFRGPCEFRYRVDRKRSNENYFTNGDVVMMTANNGVRVWMSNGNTVKFTVIADTKNYDLEIGKAGQVLVEDIKWVRDSEGKYRLVVVELD is encoded by the coding sequence ATGGAAAGTTACGGCACGATTTTAAAACGCTCGCGCGAAGAAAAAAATATCGACAGAGATACGGCTGCCCGCGAAACGTCGATAACGGTCGAATGTATCAGGGGTTTGGAAGAGGAAGACACATCCGTGTTTCCCGGCGAACCCTATATGGTGGGGTTTTTGCGCAATTACGCCGAATACCTCGGCGTAAGTCCCGACACGGTCATGTCGCTCTACCGAAGCAAAGCCATTCAGGAATCTCCCGTTCCTGACGGTCTCTTTGTCAAACACAAATCGTCTTTTTTTATACCGATCGTCGTCGGCGTCGGCATTTTCGTCGTCGTATGTATCGCTTCCGTTTTAATAATTTCCAAATTTTTTCACACGAATAAAAACGGCAGTGTCGTAGTCGCCCGGGGTATGGAATCGAAAACCTACGAACTCACCGATAAGCCGCTTGAAAAGCGGCTGTTCCGCGGCGATAAAATCGTCTATCCGTCGGAAAAAGGGAAGATCATCCTTACCGTAAGCGATACGCTTACGTCGTTCGGCTTGGATACGCCGGTCGGTACGCTTCGCACGGATTTGGCCGAAGAAGCGGAGCTCGATGTCGACGGAGACGCAAAGGGCGATATCATCGTCTACGTTTCCGATATCTCATCGACCGATGCGTCTCGCGGAGCGGAAGTGCGTATGCTCGTGCGCCGTCACGACAGCGATACGCTTGCGATCGATGAAATCGCTGCAGAGGACGTTTCGCAAAATCCGCTCTCCCCGCAAAAACATCCGCAGTCCGTCATTTTCGAAGACAATCGCGCTTATCCCTTTACGGTCAACGTGAGTTTTCGCGGCCCGTGCGAATTCCGCTATAGGGTCGATCGAAAGCGCTCGAATGAAAATTATTTTACGAACGGAGACGTCGTTATGATGACGGCGAACAACGGCGTGCGCGTGTGGATGTCGAACGGCAATACCGTAAAATTTACCGTCATCGCCGATACGAAAAACTACGATCTCGAAATCGGCAAAGCGGGGCAAGTGCTCGTCGAAGATATCAAATGGGTGCGCGATTCGGAAGGCAAATACAGATTGGTGGTCGTTGAGCTTGACTGA
- a CDS encoding LolA family protein, translated as MLNKKYASLCSAAFFSICFCASVFAQTITTAGDYFKTVSDFYATIHDYEADMDISMGSRQMKARVSFKRPDLLRIDFSKPAEQVVLFNGDLLTIYLPGSSAVLQQPVQSSSAGGASLATSQGLSLMSRYYTIKYETGQDPVALDDASDERVIKLVLDRRNTTEAFRSIRIAVNAETKLIRRISATTPQGTEYVFTFSDYKLNQGIPDQRFIYDPPSSANVYNNFLLSE; from the coding sequence ATGTTAAATAAAAAATACGCTTCTCTTTGTTCGGCCGCGTTTTTTTCGATATGTTTTTGTGCATCCGTTTTTGCGCAGACGATTACGACGGCCGGCGATTATTTTAAAACCGTTTCCGATTTTTACGCGACCATACACGACTACGAAGCGGATATGGATATATCCATGGGGAGCAGGCAGATGAAAGCCCGCGTGTCGTTCAAACGACCCGACTTGCTCCGCATCGATTTTTCGAAGCCCGCCGAGCAGGTCGTATTGTTTAACGGCGATCTTCTCACGATCTATCTTCCCGGCTCTTCCGCCGTACTCCAGCAGCCGGTGCAGTCTTCGAGCGCGGGCGGCGCATCGCTTGCGACTTCACAGGGGCTTTCGCTTATGAGCCGCTACTACACGATCAAATACGAAACGGGGCAGGATCCCGTTGCGCTCGACGATGCATCCGACGAGCGGGTTATAAAGCTCGTACTTGACCGGCGCAATACGACCGAAGCGTTCCGTTCGATCAGAATCGCCGTCAACGCGGAGACGAAACTTATCAGACGGATTTCCGCAACGACTCCGCAGGGCACGGAATACGTGTTTACTTTTTCCGATTATAAATTGAATCAGGGTATTCCCGATCAGCGTTTTATCTACGATCCGCCTTCATCGGCAAACGTGTATAATAATTTTCTTCTCTCCGAATGA
- the rpsD gene encoding 30S ribosomal protein S4: MSVKHPKGKIVRRLGTNIFGNPKYSKLLTKRPNAPGKERGAKQRGKTSVYGEQLKEKQKFRLAYGISERQFRNMFARAQRMEGITSDNMLSLLEQRFDNTVFRMGFAVSRAQARQMVSHCYFYVNGKPANVPSMRIKAKDVITSKEKKGIQNLIRHNLVTSQGNRGSWLTVDEEKLSATVTALPAAGDIQPVGNIQYVIEFYSR; encoded by the coding sequence ATGTCGGTAAAACACCCTAAGGGTAAAATAGTCAGAAGACTCGGTACCAATATTTTCGGCAATCCGAAATACAGTAAGCTGTTGACCAAACGGCCGAACGCTCCGGGCAAAGAACGCGGAGCAAAACAGCGCGGCAAAACATCCGTATACGGCGAACAGTTAAAAGAAAAACAAAAGTTCCGTCTCGCATACGGCATATCGGAAAGGCAGTTCAGAAATATGTTTGCGCGCGCGCAGCGTATGGAAGGCATCACCAGCGACAATATGCTTTCATTGCTGGAACAGCGCTTCGATAACACCGTTTTCAGAATGGGTTTTGCGGTAAGCCGTGCGCAGGCGCGGCAGATGGTTTCGCACTGCTATTTTTACGTCAACGGAAAACCGGCGAATGTCCCGTCCATGCGGATTAAAGCAAAAGACGTTATCACATCGAAAGAAAAAAAAGGTATCCAAAATCTTATCCGGCACAATCTGGTTACTTCGCAAGGCAATCGCGGAAGCTGGCTTACCGTCGACGAAGAAAAACTTTCGGCAACCGTTACGGCTCTCCCTGCAGCAGGCGATATCCAGCCGGTCGGCAATATTCAGTACGTTATAGAATTCTATTCCCGCTGA
- a CDS encoding AEC family transporter: MEKLLGISEVALPVIVMIAVGMWARKTKFLSDGGVEEIKSLIVKVCLPAVLFAAFYNMRFTWKEALTLGVFALMNLAAFGLGILMCALLKIKTPVAPFMCATIEGGSIGYALFMLLFGQSELYHFALFDAGGAVTQWAVIITILQLRTKGKLRASELGKSLATPVNIAILAGILCSVSGFGPYLSSTRAGSIFEGVLHFVGAPVGPVIIMTVGYGLAFSNIEWSDTLKTVFARMLVFALFMGGIVYYIVGRMYPSDPLYRFGAVLYFIMPPTYAYGVFVNGKDESAFLSAYLALYTLITIFGYIALASFVV; this comes from the coding sequence ATGGAAAAACTTTTAGGAATATCGGAAGTCGCGCTTCCCGTCATCGTCATGATCGCTGTAGGGATGTGGGCGCGAAAGACGAAATTTTTAAGCGACGGCGGCGTCGAAGAAATCAAATCGCTCATCGTAAAAGTATGTCTTCCCGCAGTGCTTTTTGCGGCCTTTTACAATATGCGCTTTACGTGGAAAGAAGCGCTCACGCTCGGCGTCTTTGCGCTGATGAACCTCGCGGCTTTCGGTCTCGGAATCCTTATGTGCGCTCTTTTAAAAATTAAAACGCCCGTTGCGCCGTTTATGTGTGCGACGATAGAGGGCGGTTCGATAGGCTATGCGCTTTTTATGTTGCTTTTCGGACAAAGCGAGCTGTACCACTTTGCGCTCTTCGATGCGGGAGGCGCCGTTACTCAGTGGGCGGTCATCATTACGATTTTGCAGCTTCGCACAAAAGGAAAGCTCCGTGCTTCGGAACTAGGAAAATCGCTTGCGACTCCGGTGAATATTGCGATCCTTGCAGGCATACTCTGCTCCGTAAGCGGTTTCGGGCCGTATCTTTCATCGACGCGAGCAGGGAGTATTTTCGAAGGCGTTTTGCACTTTGTCGGTGCTCCCGTCGGACCGGTTATCATCATGACGGTAGGTTACGGCCTTGCCTTTTCGAATATCGAATGGAGCGATACGCTGAAAACCGTTTTTGCGCGTATGCTCGTCTTTGCACTTTTTATGGGCGGTATCGTCTATTATATTGTCGGCCGGATGTACCCGTCCGATCCGCTGTATCGCTTCGGTGCCGTCCTGTATTTTATCATGCCGCCGACGTATGCGTACGGTGTATTTGTAAACGGAAAAGATGAAAGCGCTTTTTTGAGCGCGTATTTGGCGCTCTATACGCTCATTACGATTTTCGGCTATATCGCCCTTGCGTCTTTTGTCGTGTAA
- the lsrF gene encoding 3-hydroxy-5-phosphonooxypentane-2,4-dione thiolase gives MADLDGLKVAHNYHTDVRFAVDGSFYVKGAGNLDWGMKKHLSNIFNPKSGNTVMFAFDHGYFMGSVSGLERLDLLIPLLNNHVDVLMATRGALRTCVRPDCKKAIALRVSSGSSMVQEDLSHEVVAVDIEDAIRMNADCVAVQTFIGADGQLESIDNLSKTINAAMRYSIPTLGVVAVGKNMERTGKYFKLATRIVAELGANIVKTYYCEEFDEIAAACPVPIVVAGGKKLPEKEALEMAYRAMRDGARGLDMGRNIFQSAHPAAMADAIGKIVHKKFTDKEAFEFYTEQINKK, from the coding sequence ATGGCAGATTTAGACGGTTTGAAAGTCGCTCACAATTATCACACGGATGTCCGTTTTGCCGTTGACGGATCCTTTTATGTAAAAGGAGCGGGAAACCTCGACTGGGGTATGAAAAAACACTTGTCGAATATTTTCAATCCCAAAAGCGGCAATACCGTGATGTTCGCATTCGACCACGGTTATTTTATGGGTTCCGTTTCGGGTCTCGAACGCCTCGACCTTTTAATTCCGCTTCTCAACAATCACGTCGACGTTCTCATGGCGACGAGGGGCGCACTGCGTACCTGCGTACGCCCGGATTGCAAAAAAGCGATCGCGCTCCGCGTGTCTTCCGGCTCGTCCATGGTGCAGGAAGATTTGAGTCACGAAGTCGTTGCGGTCGATATCGAAGATGCGATCAGAATGAACGCGGACTGCGTCGCCGTTCAAACCTTTATCGGTGCCGACGGTCAGCTTGAAAGCATCGACAACCTTTCCAAGACGATAAACGCTGCGATGCGCTACAGCATACCGACGCTCGGTGTCGTTGCGGTCGGAAAGAATATGGAGCGGACGGGAAAATATTTTAAACTCGCGACGCGTATCGTTGCGGAACTCGGCGCAAATATCGTAAAGACGTATTATTGCGAAGAGTTTGACGAAATTGCCGCGGCCTGTCCCGTGCCGATCGTCGTTGCCGGCGGTAAAAAGCTTCCCGAAAAAGAAGCGCTTGAAATGGCGTACCGCGCGATGCGGGACGGTGCTCGCGGACTCGATATGGGTCGAAATATTTTCCAGAGCGCGCATCCGGCTGCGATGGCCGATGCGATCGGAAAAATCGTTCACAAAAAATTCACCGACAAAGAAGCGTTCGAATTCTATACCGAACAGATCAATAAAAAATAA